One stretch of Oncorhynchus masou masou isolate Uvic2021 chromosome 9, UVic_Omas_1.1, whole genome shotgun sequence DNA includes these proteins:
- the LOC135545310 gene encoding galactose-3-O-sulfotransferase 2-like, with protein MPPSARKSIKERELFSLTSSLPCASWLKVLLCSPLRYLWMVLMALTVLCVAIQILGVVWQSRNDKMLSKKLLNVRFTIEIQGTLPTEQRDWENLRSSHAPVVEEEVRSQEEGAPKQSAKENQKVAEHQDGRDEPGMERRLQVHHQHLKLSNTFNKVKDSRKEERGKVLAVKAALPKVTLGDDELHLGVPGSVVLQQGHPAIRVVSTLSHKPFQVPLTNQLKSRNSLAPLGTNSVFAGVISEVKPGIATSTCRPKNHIVFLKTHKTASSTILNILYRYGDSRNLTFALPLNMHSQLFYPFFFASHFVEGVRSRSVKKFHIMCNHMRFRPPEVRKVMPQDTFYFSILKNPVAMMESIFIYYKSIPAFHKARSLDDFLDNGWRSYNTSLPNNHYARNILTFDFGFDNNVATETPGDLETRAATAIGAIEEDFHLILISEYFDESMILLKRALCWSLDDIVSFKLNSRSERARNMLSPHTADKIRAWNALDWRLYLHFNATFWRRVDTTVGREEMRREVTRLQEQRAKLAKTCLKDGGAVDPSQVQDAGLKPFQYGAAIIQGYNLNPGLDGPTKTLCQNLITPELQYTDTLYTKQFPELATRQRQATKLVASQRQLDPAKDSPNKAAMAGPVRVREARHSRTAKSGPRNPNAQNQNDRNMP; from the exons GTGGCTGAAGGTACTGCTGTGTAGCCCGCTACGCTATCTATGGATGGTCCTCATGGCCCTCACTGTGCTCTGTGTGGCCATCCAGATCCTAGGAGTTGTCTGGCAGTCCAG GAACGATAAGATGTTGAGCAAGAAGCTCCTGAATGTGCGGTTTACCATCGAGATCCAGGGAACGCTCCCAACTGAGCAGAGGGACTGGGAAAACTTGCGCTCTTCGCATGCCCCTGTCGTAGAAGAGGAAGTGAGGTCACAGGAGGAAGGAGCTCCTAAACAATCGGCCAAAGAGAACCAGAAGGTAGCAGAACATCAAGATGGCAGAGATGAGCCAGGAATGGAGAGGAGACTCCAGGTGCATCACCAACATTTAAAGCTCTCAAACACTTTCAATAAGGTCAAAGACTCCAGGAAAGAGGAAAGGGGTAAAGTTTTAGCAGTAAAGGCAGCCCTGCCCAAAGTCACATTGGGTGATGATGAGTTGCATTTGGGGGTTCCCGGGTCTGTGGTTCTCCAGCAGGGCCACCCAGCTATCAGAGTGGTATCTACCCTGTCTCACAAACCTTTCCAGGTCCCCTTAACCAATCAGCTGAAGAGTAGAAACAGCCTTGCCCCTCTAGGCACCAACTCTGTATTTGCCGGGGTGATAAGCGAAGTGAAACCGGGGATTGCCACCTCCACCTGTCGGCCGAAGAACCACATCGTCTTTCTAAAGACGCACAAAACGGCCAGCAGCACCATCTTGAACATCTTGTATCGCTATGGCGACAGCCGCAATCTGACCTTCGCCCTTCCGCTGAACATGCACAGCCAGCTGTTCTATCCCTTCTTCTTCGCCTCACACTTTGTGGAGGGAGTTAGGAGCCGCAGTGTCAAAAAGTTCCACATCATGTGCAACCACATGAGGTTCAGACCACCAGAG GTGAGGAAGGTGATGCCCCAGGACACATTCTACTTCTCCATCCTGAAGAACCCTGTTGCCATGATGGAGTCCATCTTCATCTACTACAAGAGCATTCCCGCCTTCCACAAGGCCCGCAGCCTGGACGACTTCCTCGACAATGGTTGGCGTAGTTACAACACGTCCCTGCCCAACAACCACTACGCCCGTAACATCCTGACCTTTGACTTTGGCTTTGACAACAACGTCGCCACAGAGACGCCCGGAGACCTAGAGACGCGGGCCGCCACAGCCATTGGCGCCATCGAGGAGGACTTCCACCTTATCCTCATCTCAGAGTACTTTGACGAATCCATGATCCTGCTCAAGCGCGCCCTCTGCTGGTCTCTTGACGACATTGTCTCCTTCAAGTTGAACAGCCGGAGCGAGCGCGCACGGAACATGCTCTCCCCGCACACCGCTGACAAGATCAGAGCCTGGAACGCCCTTGACTGGCGGCTCTACCTGCACTTTAACGCCACCTTCTGGCGACGCGTGGACACTACTGTGGGGCGTGAGGAGATGAGGCGGGAGGTGACTCGGCTGCAGGAGCAACGTGCCAAACTAGCCAAAACCTGCCTGAAGGATGGTGGTGCAGTGGACCCGTCGCAGGTACAGGATGCAGGGCTGAAGCCCTTCCAGTATGGAGCGGCCATCATCCAGGGCTACAACCTGAACCCTGGGCTGGACGGGCCCACCAAAACACTCTGTCAGAACCTGATCACTCCAGAGCTGCAGTACACAGACACTCTTTACACCAAGCAGTTCCCGGAGCTTGCCACTAGGCAGAGACAGGCCACCAAACTGGTCGCCTCACAACGTCAGCTTGATCCAGCCAAGGACAGCCCAAACAAAGCAGCCATGGCTGGGCCGGTGAGGGTGAGGGAGGCCCGACACAGTAGGACAGCCAAGAGTGGACCCAGAAACCCTAATGCCCAGAACCAAAATGACAGAAACATGCCTTGA